A part of Arachis hypogaea cultivar Tifrunner chromosome 12, arahy.Tifrunner.gnm2.J5K5, whole genome shotgun sequence genomic DNA contains:
- the LOC112728430 gene encoding protein-ribulosamine 3-kinase, chloroplastic isoform X1 has protein sequence MMSAHVGIISPSTFFPRFPPTSLTKTKINTSPVCSISMSMDPVREWILSEGKATKITKISPVGGGCINLASRYDTDSGSFFVKTNRSIGPSMFEAEALGLGAMYETRTIRVPRPYKVGELPTGGSYIIMEFIEFGASRGNQSVLGRKLAEMHKAGKSSKGFGFDVDNTIGSTPQINTWSSDWIQFYGEHRLGYQLKLASRQYGDSLIYERGQRLVKSIGKLFENVAIEPCLLHGDLWSGNISSDKNGEPVILDPACYYGHSEAEFGMSWCAGFGASFYNSYFEVMPKQPGFEERRDLYMLYHYLNHYNLFGSGYRSSAMSIIDDYLALLKA, from the exons TTTGCAGCATTAGCATGAGTATGGATCCAGTTCGTGAATGGATTCTTTCTGAAGGGAAAGCCACAAAGATAACCAAGATTAGTCCTGTTGGTGGTGGTTGCATCAACCTTGCTAGTCGCTATGACACTGATTCTGGTTCTTTCTTTGTTAAAACAAACAG GAGTATTGGACCATCAATGTTTGAAGCAGAGGCTCTTGGTTTAGGGGCTATGTATGAAACCAGGACAATCCGTGTGCCTAGGCCATATAAG GTTGGAGAGCTTCCCACTGGTGGTTCCTACATCATTATGGAATTCATAGAATTCGGCGCTTCCAGAGGCAATCAA TCTGTTCTAGGGAGGAAACTTGCTGAGATGCATAAAGCCGGAAAATCTAGCAAAGGCTTTGGTTTTGATGTCGATAACACCATTGGCAG TACTCCACAAATAAACACGTGGTCATCGGATTGGATTCAATTTTATGGAGAGCATAGATTGGGTTACCAGTTGAAGCTAGCATCGAGACAATATGGCGACAGTCTCATTTATGAAAGAG GACAAAGACTGGTGAAAAGCATAGGAAAACTATTTGAAAATGTGGCGATAGAACCATGCTTACTACACGGAGACTTATGGAGCGGAAACATCAGCTCTGACAAAAATGGAGAGCCTGTCATATTGGATCCAGCGTGCTACT ATGGACACAGTGAGGCAGAATTCGGAATGTCTTGGTGTGCCGGCTTTGGAGCATCATTCTATAATTCATATTTTGAG GTGATGCCTAAACAGCCAGGTTTTGAGGAGAGAAGAGACCTGTATATGCTGTATCATTATTTAAATCACTATAATCTCTTTGGTTCTGGATACAGATCATCAGCTATGTCCATAATTGATGATTATCTTGCACTTTTAAAAGCTTAG
- the LOC112728430 gene encoding protein-ribulosamine 3-kinase, chloroplastic isoform X2, giving the protein MSMDPVREWILSEGKATKITKISPVGGGCINLASRYDTDSGSFFVKTNRSIGPSMFEAEALGLGAMYETRTIRVPRPYKVGELPTGGSYIIMEFIEFGASRGNQSVLGRKLAEMHKAGKSSKGFGFDVDNTIGSTPQINTWSSDWIQFYGEHRLGYQLKLASRQYGDSLIYERGQRLVKSIGKLFENVAIEPCLLHGDLWSGNISSDKNGEPVILDPACYYGHSEAEFGMSWCAGFGASFYNSYFEVMPKQPGFEERRDLYMLYHYLNHYNLFGSGYRSSAMSIIDDYLALLKA; this is encoded by the exons ATGAGTATGGATCCAGTTCGTGAATGGATTCTTTCTGAAGGGAAAGCCACAAAGATAACCAAGATTAGTCCTGTTGGTGGTGGTTGCATCAACCTTGCTAGTCGCTATGACACTGATTCTGGTTCTTTCTTTGTTAAAACAAACAG GAGTATTGGACCATCAATGTTTGAAGCAGAGGCTCTTGGTTTAGGGGCTATGTATGAAACCAGGACAATCCGTGTGCCTAGGCCATATAAG GTTGGAGAGCTTCCCACTGGTGGTTCCTACATCATTATGGAATTCATAGAATTCGGCGCTTCCAGAGGCAATCAA TCTGTTCTAGGGAGGAAACTTGCTGAGATGCATAAAGCCGGAAAATCTAGCAAAGGCTTTGGTTTTGATGTCGATAACACCATTGGCAG TACTCCACAAATAAACACGTGGTCATCGGATTGGATTCAATTTTATGGAGAGCATAGATTGGGTTACCAGTTGAAGCTAGCATCGAGACAATATGGCGACAGTCTCATTTATGAAAGAG GACAAAGACTGGTGAAAAGCATAGGAAAACTATTTGAAAATGTGGCGATAGAACCATGCTTACTACACGGAGACTTATGGAGCGGAAACATCAGCTCTGACAAAAATGGAGAGCCTGTCATATTGGATCCAGCGTGCTACT ATGGACACAGTGAGGCAGAATTCGGAATGTCTTGGTGTGCCGGCTTTGGAGCATCATTCTATAATTCATATTTTGAG GTGATGCCTAAACAGCCAGGTTTTGAGGAGAGAAGAGACCTGTATATGCTGTATCATTATTTAAATCACTATAATCTCTTTGGTTCTGGATACAGATCATCAGCTATGTCCATAATTGATGATTATCTTGCACTTTTAAAAGCTTAG
- the LOC112728429 gene encoding two-component response regulator ORR26, which yields MDYGNKYTIPTPGIKVLVVDCDSTSLTLASKMLRILGYEVVTAKLGSDALSIIEKNELHLVLMEIHLPDMKMFELIDKIRESYDIPSFIMSADENQTSKSKALSKGAKLYFIKPLLLSDLKGLWKFASCNTKVSTVTTDQNGSKSIIVNKDQECKPLNNNNNNNNKEKKQELVESSVVQRRKRIRWTDHLHMKFMEAVILAGSGAGPKKIHEYMNVPGVTKEHVSSYLQKYRQSLKAQDSEIQYQRKILSSESNLGSYQSKDLFHCKSEQFLDAPAHLPSTEIPTVHEPALSQNQLLPGTLVQGEMNGNGVESVISQEESYTDGRVSEEDQLDPTEDFETMMTNTGSCFTSWSRLLDPEETSYEVSSKDYTAENSDLNRSMSMENDMCQQFPAFPSVPSGNVDEIFNISKETENACDEDLDSWLKSL from the exons ATGGATTATGGTAATAAGTACACTATTCCAACACCTGGAATCAAAGTGTTGGTGGTGGATTGTGATTCAACATCTCTAACATTGGCATCTAAAATGCTTCGTATCCTTGGATATGAAG TTGTGACTGCTAAACTAGGTTCTGATGCTTTATCAATTATTGAGAAGAATGAGCTTCACCTTGTGCTCATGGAGATTCATTTGCCTGACATGAAAATGTTTGAACTCATTGACAAAATCAGAGAAAGCTATGACATCCCATCTTTCA TTATGAGTGCTGATGAAAATCAAACTTCAAAGTCAAAAGCACTAAGCAAAGGAGCTAAACTCTATTTCATAAAGCCACTTCTACTTTCTGATTTAAAGGGCCTCTGGAAATTTGCATCATGCAACACAAAAGTTTCAACAGTAACCACTGATCAAAATGGATCAAAGAGTATCATAGTGAACAAGGATCAAGAATGCAAACCactgaataataataacaataataataacaaagagaaaaaacAAGAACTTGTTGAATCATCAGTGGTCCAGAGAAGGAAAAGGATTAGGTGGACTGATCATTTGCATATGAAGTTCATGGAAGCTGTTATATTAGCAGGATCTGGTG CTGGtcctaagaaaatacatgagtatATGAATGTGCCAGGAgtcacaaaagagcatgtttcaAGCTATTTACAG AAATATCGCCAATCTTTGAAAGCGCAAGATAGTGAAATTCAATATCAAAGGAAAATTCTATCATCCGAGTCAAATTTAGGATCATACCAATCGAAGGATCTCTTCCATTGCAAGTCAGAGCAATTTCTTGATGCTCCTGCACATCTTCCTTCCACAGAAATTCCAACTGTTCATGAACCAGCTTTGAGCCAAAACCAATTACTCCCAGGGACACTGGTGCAAGGTGAGATGAATGGCAATGGTGTGGAATCTGTGATTAGCCAAGAAGAAAGTTATACTGATGGAAGAGTTTCTGAAGAAGATCAATTAGACCCAACTGAAGATTTTGAAACAATGATGACAAATACTGGGTCTTGTTTCACTAGCTGGAGTCGGCTACTTGATCCTGAAGAAACCTCTTACGAGGTTTCCTCTAAGGATTATACTGCTGAAAACAGTGATTTGAATCGTTCGATGTCGATGGAGAATGACATGTGTCAACAGTTTCCTGCATTTCCTTCAGTACCATCAGGAAATGTTGATGAGATCTTCAATATTTCAAAGGAAACTGAGAATGCCTGTGATGAGGATTTAGATAGTTGGCTAAAAAGCTTATAG